Proteins from one Megalops cyprinoides isolate fMegCyp1 chromosome 11, fMegCyp1.pri, whole genome shotgun sequence genomic window:
- the pnpla4 gene encoding patatin-like phospholipase domain-containing protein 4, with product MPVLNLSFAACGFLGIYQLGVAGAFLKHGQKLLNCVEAFAGASAGALVAAVLVTAPDKVEHCKEFTYRFANEVRRQSLGAATPGYDFMSALREGIEEILPLNAHEIAGDRLHISITHSKTRKNCMVSSFASREDLIKVLLASSFVPLYAGIKAVEYKGESWIDGGLTDSLPILPVGRTITVSPFSGTQDICPPHAGVANLNLKLANMDIIFSRDNIVRLNQALFPPAESRMKMIGRDGYDDAVRFLKKENWFH from the exons ATGCCAGTGCTGAATCTGTCATTCGCCGCCTGTGGGTTCCTGGGGATTTACCAGCTGGGCGTAGCGGGGGCGTTCCTGAAACATGGACAGAAGCTTCTCAACTGTGTGGAGGCATTCGCTGGGGCTTCTGCCGGCGCCCTTGTCGCAGCTGTGCTGGTCACTGCCCCGGACAAAGTGGAG CACTGCAAGGAGTTTACTTACAGATTTGCCAATGAGGTCCGTAGGCAGAGCCTTGGAGCAGCAACGCCTGGATATGACTTCATGTCTGCATTAAG GGAGGGGATCGAGGAGATTCTGCCCCTCAATGCCCATGAGATCGCCGGGGATCGTCTCCACATATCCATAACACactccaaaaccagaaaaaactGCATGGTGTCTAGCTTTGCCTCTAGGGAAGACCTCATTAAG GTTCTTCTTGCCAGCAGTTTTGTACCTTTGTATGCTGGAATCAAGGCTGTGGAATACAAAGGAGAG AGCTGGATCGACGGTGGGCTGACGGACAGCCTCCCGATTTTGCCAGTGGGTCGCACCATCACTGTCTCCCCATTCAGCGGGACTCAGGACATCTGCCCTCCTCACGCCGGTGTTGCCAACCTCAACCTCAAGCTCGCCAACATGGACATCATA tTTTCAAGGGACAACATTGTAAGGCTCAATCAAGCCTTGTTTCCACCAGCGGAGAgcagaatgaaaatgattgGTCGTGATGGTTATGACGATGCAGTAAggtttttgaaaaaagaaaactggttCCATTAG